Within the candidate division KSB1 bacterium genome, the region TATTCGGCAAATCAATCAGGCTTTTCCTTACGGTACAACAATGCGGTGGACGACGGCCAAGGGTCTGCCGAGCTATGACATGGTGTGGACTTACGGAACCCGTTCGCCCATCAACGCGGCCGTCGGCCAACGCCCCGACGGCGGCTGGGCGGTCTGCATCTCCAATGCCGAAGTGGCGCCTCCCGGCGGCGGCCATTATTATGATGATTACATTATCGATTTGGACATCGTCGAACTGCACGGCACAGGCGCCGTTCCTTTCAAGCTGTTTCGCAGCGGACCGACGACAGGATTCATCGCGGAACAGGGCGAGATTGTGGTTACCGACGGTAAAGTGACGATCGAGGTCAAGAAGGACGAGTTGGTCAGCTTTTACACCACCTCCGCGCCGACGGTTGTTAAATCGGAAAGCAAACCGCCCAAGCGGTTTACACTGCATCCCAATTACCCGAATCCCTTTAATGCCTCGACCACGATACGCTATGACCTGCCGCAGGAGTCCTATGTACGCATCGAGATTGTCGATGCCGCCGGTCGAATCGTCAATACACTGGTCAGCTCGGTACAGTCCGCCGGACAGAAGCAGATCAATTGGGACGGTAATGACCGTTGGAATACGCCCATGCCGAGCGGCGTCTATTTCGTTCGTTTTGAATTCGACAAAGGGGTGCAGGTAGGCAAACTGATGATGATTCGCTAACAGAGTCCATTTATGACCATTGACGGTTTTTTCATTCATCGTTTTTGTATCGTAATTATCGCGTCGTTATTTGCTTGCGTTTCTCTGTCGGCGCAAGGATTGATCAGCATCGACATCAACACGCCGGTGCCCGGAACAACGACAGAGATCATCCCTTATGTTGCATATGACATGACGGCCACAGGCAATCAGTTCGGTATTCACATGTCGCGCGACGAAGGCAGGTTCGCCTATGTGATGATCAAGGGCGATTTTGATGTGTGGTGTCGCATTGCCATTGTACAGAATGAAAAAATGAATTTGGCCACCGCCGGCATCATGGCGCGTAAAAGCCTATCGCCGGACGCCGAGTTCGTTTCGATCGTCGCTAATTCCAAATCGCCCAAATGGGACACCAGTTACGGCGTCGATGCCTATATTTGGGGCGTACGGCTACGGCGAGGCGGCCACATTACCGAAAGCATGAGCGCCGACAAGGACGGCTATTGGTATTGTCCGGCTCTCAATCGTCATCTCATCCCTTTTCCCAATTGCTGGTTACGCTTGAAACGAACCGGCAACGTGTTCACCGGCTATTTTGCGGAAACAGCCGAAGCGCCGAAACCCAATCAGTGGCGGCGTGACAGCTTTCAATCCACTTGGACGTTGACCGGACAGACACCGCCGACGTTCGTCGATAAAAACGGCATTTTTCCCGAAACCCTCTATGTGGGCATCTGCCTCGATGCGAATGCCGAAGAGTGGGGCAATACGCGCCATAAAGCATGGGCCGAGTATCGGGAAATTCATGGGCTGACCCCCACGCATGTTGAGAAAACCGAAGGTTTGCCGACCCAATTCGTGCTTCATCCAAATTACCCCAATCCCTTCAACCCTTCGACGACGATCAGCTATGAAGTGCCGTACCAGGCCTACGTGCGAATCGATGTTTATGATCTCTCGGGTCGTATGGTTAAGCAATTGACAAATTCATTGCATGCTGCCGGACGATATGAGTTGACGTGGGATGCTCATGACGAGAACGGCACGGCTGTCGCCGCCGGTGTTTATCTGCTTCGTTTCGATGCAGAAGGCAAAGTGCGTGTCCAAAAGATGACTTTGCTTCGGTAAACCAACAAGAAAAACTTTATGAATTCTAACAATCAATTTGAAAAACCACAAACGGTCAACCGCAGGACCTTCCTGCAGACCGGCGCCGCGGCTGCTGCTGCGCTGATAAGCACGCCGATGATCAACTTTGCCCAAAGCAAAAAAATCCGCATCGGCGTCATCGGCTGCGGCAGCGTCTCCAATGCATACCTGCCGCATCTCTCCAAATGTCCTTACGCCGAACTGGTCAGCGCCTGCGACATCATCGTCGAGCGTGCCGAACGCCAGGCCAAATGGTTCAATATTCCTCATGTCTATCCGAACATCGATGCCATGCTGACAGGGGCGCCGTTCGATCTCTTGGTCAATTTAACCGACATGCAGGCGCATGAACATCTAAATCGCAAGGCTTTGGAAGCCGGAAAACACGTCTGGAGCGAAAAGCCGATGGCCAATAGTTACGCGGCTGGTGTCGAACTGCTTAAGCTGGCGAGGAGAAAAAATCTCCGGCTATGGGGCGCTCCGGCCATGGTCGAAAGTCCGGCTTTTGCGATCATGGCAAAAATCCTCGCCGAAGGCAAGTTGGGCGATTTGGCGGCAGTTCACGCTTTCTACGGCCATACCGGTCCCTGGTGGTCGTCCTTTTTTTATGAGAAGGGCGGCGGCAGCATGCCGGATTTGATGGTCTATAATCTCACCACCGTCACCGGGTTGGTCGGCCCGGCCAAGGCCGTAACCGCCATGACCAGCATCGTCACGCCGACGCGCGAAATCGACGGCAAAGGCCGAATCAAGGTCGAAGCCGAAGACAACGCCATGGTGCTGCTGGACCACGGCAAAGGCATTATTTCTCATGTTCAATCCGGATTCAATTACTTTAACCCACACGGCCATGAGGGCAAAGAAGAATCCCGCTACACCATTCAATTTTTCGGCACCAAAGGCTTTATGGGACTGCTCGGTTACGACTGGGAACCGCTGGCCGTCGAAATTGCTACCGAGGATGCTCCGAAAATCGAGAGAATCTCTCTCGGTCAACACAACTTTGTTTGGCAGATGGGCGCCTCGCTGGCCTGTGAGTCGCTGGCAACGGGTCGCGAATTGCTGATTACTCCAGAACATGCGCTGCATGTGCTGGAAATCATCCAGGCGGCGCGCGAATCGCAGGCAAAAGGACGACGCATTGCGCTGCGTTCCACCTTTAAATATCCCATTGTTGCCTGACGATCTTTTTACAATAATGTGTGTGCTGCGCTGCTTTTGTTTCGTCAACGCTTTAACTGATTTACGGCTGCAGCGTTCTTATTAGAAAGGATATCTAATGGAACCTCTTAGTCGTCGCGATTTTCTGCAAAGATTAGGCGGAACGGCTGCAGCCGTCGGCATACTAAACAGCAGCATGGTTGCCTCGAATAGGAACCCTCTGCCGCGATGGCGCGGATTCAATCTGCTCGACTTCTTTTCGCCGCGCAAAACGCCCAATTCGCCATACCGCACCACCCGGGAAGACCTGCAATGGATGGCCGACTGGGGCTTTGATTTCGTCCGTCTGCCCATGGCCTATCCGCGCTGGATTCGCTTCGAGTCGCTTCCGATACAGCCTGAAGACGTGTACAAGATTGACGAGAGCGTTCTCGAATCGATCGATGAATTGGTTTTTACGGCGCATCAACATGGGCTGCACGTCAGCCTCAATCTCCATCGGGCGCCGGGATACTGCGTCAATGCCGGTTTCCATGAACCGTTCGATCTTTGGCAAGACGAAGAAGCCTTAAAAGCGTTTTGTTTCCATTGGCAAATGTTTGCCCGACGATACGCATCGATTCCGCCGGATAAAATCAGCTTTGATTTGCTTAATGAGCCGAGCATCCGCGAAAATCCGGATGACCAGCTCTCGCGC harbors:
- a CDS encoding cellulase family glycosylhydrolase — translated: MEPLSRRDFLQRLGGTAAAVGILNSSMVASNRNPLPRWRGFNLLDFFSPRKTPNSPYRTTREDLQWMADWGFDFVRLPMAYPRWIRFESLPIQPEDVYKIDESVLESIDELVFTAHQHGLHVSLNLHRAPGYCVNAGFHEPFDLWQDEEALKAFCFHWQMFARRYASIPPDKISFDLLNEPSIRENPDDQLSRRTAVPGQIYRRVAEAAVKAIREVKPDALIIADGNNVGNDVTPELIDLGIAQSCRGYMPAIISHYQAPWVYKSGEELPKPVWPGKIGDEEWHRGRLESYYRPWIELKEQGVGVHCGECGCWKNTPHQVFLAWFEDVLDILTENGIGYALWNFRGDFGVLDSNRVDADYADWYGHKLDTKLLSLLQKY
- a CDS encoding T9SS type A sorting domain-containing protein — encoded protein: MISIDINTPVPGTTTEIIPYVAYDMTATGNQFGIHMSRDEGRFAYVMIKGDFDVWCRIAIVQNEKMNLATAGIMARKSLSPDAEFVSIVANSKSPKWDTSYGVDAYIWGVRLRRGGHITESMSADKDGYWYCPALNRHLIPFPNCWLRLKRTGNVFTGYFAETAEAPKPNQWRRDSFQSTWTLTGQTPPTFVDKNGIFPETLYVGICLDANAEEWGNTRHKAWAEYREIHGLTPTHVEKTEGLPTQFVLHPNYPNPFNPSTTISYEVPYQAYVRIDVYDLSGRMVKQLTNSLHAAGRYELTWDAHDENGTAVAAGVYLLRFDAEGKVRVQKMTLLR
- a CDS encoding Gfo/Idh/MocA family oxidoreductase; the protein is MNSNNQFEKPQTVNRRTFLQTGAAAAAALISTPMINFAQSKKIRIGVIGCGSVSNAYLPHLSKCPYAELVSACDIIVERAERQAKWFNIPHVYPNIDAMLTGAPFDLLVNLTDMQAHEHLNRKALEAGKHVWSEKPMANSYAAGVELLKLARRKNLRLWGAPAMVESPAFAIMAKILAEGKLGDLAAVHAFYGHTGPWWSSFFYEKGGGSMPDLMVYNLTTVTGLVGPAKAVTAMTSIVTPTREIDGKGRIKVEAEDNAMVLLDHGKGIISHVQSGFNYFNPHGHEGKEESRYTIQFFGTKGFMGLLGYDWEPLAVEIATEDAPKIERISLGQHNFVWQMGASLACESLATGRELLITPEHALHVLEIIQAARESQAKGRRIALRSTFKYPIVA